The following proteins are encoded in a genomic region of Mycobacterium sp. 155:
- a CDS encoding LCP family protein: protein MDRRAPRRGLRVARRVIVGLAATAVLAGTGMAWAGYHGALNGITTSNALAGGPASSGNTENILIMGLDSRLDQHGNPLPQDIYDALHAGDETVGGYNANVLIVVHLPGDGSPATAFSIPRDDYVQLAGCPSGTCKGKIKQAYGLAYQHAMDSLESESDNAAVHEQQAREAGRKAEIATVRNLLGIPIDHFVEVTLGAFFQIAKAVQPITVCLNADTSDPYSGANFRKGVQEIDAAQAMAFVRQRRDVNDENFTDLDRTRRQQAFIAALVSALGHNGGLNDASTLHNLLNVAKQNVALDSGFDLAEFTRRASALTDHPPSLYTLPIKEFGRDSLGEDVNIIDVPTVRKIVHDLVSGPDSGSTPTSTPAKESKLDGHGAVLDVVNASSYSGLATHLESTFTAKGFTEGQISDAPALSATTTLEFGQGADAAAHALADELGLTAAPATGVTPGAVQLTIGTDFPADEYLGQGADAMSGSQTSSGTSWSTTTASTTASAPVTTVAATATGSYTPAPTDLTQMKVSGIPCVK from the coding sequence ATGGACCGCCGAGCACCACGCCGCGGTCTTCGGGTTGCCCGCAGGGTGATCGTCGGGCTGGCCGCGACAGCCGTGCTGGCGGGCACGGGCATGGCCTGGGCCGGCTATCACGGCGCGCTCAACGGCATCACTACGTCCAATGCGCTGGCGGGCGGTCCCGCGTCGTCGGGTAACACCGAGAACATCCTCATCATGGGACTGGACAGCCGGCTCGATCAGCACGGCAATCCGCTGCCGCAGGACATCTACGATGCTCTGCACGCCGGCGATGAGACGGTCGGGGGCTATAACGCCAACGTGCTGATCGTCGTTCACCTGCCGGGCGACGGGAGCCCGGCCACGGCGTTCTCCATCCCGCGCGACGACTATGTACAGCTGGCCGGATGCCCGTCGGGCACCTGCAAGGGCAAGATCAAGCAGGCCTACGGGCTGGCCTACCAGCATGCGATGGACAGCCTGGAGTCGGAATCCGACAACGCGGCCGTCCACGAGCAGCAAGCCCGCGAGGCGGGACGCAAAGCCGAGATCGCCACGGTGCGCAATCTGCTGGGTATCCCGATCGATCACTTCGTCGAGGTCACCCTTGGCGCGTTCTTCCAGATCGCCAAGGCTGTCCAGCCGATCACCGTATGCCTCAACGCCGACACGTCGGATCCCTACTCAGGAGCCAACTTTCGCAAGGGCGTCCAGGAGATCGACGCCGCTCAGGCCATGGCGTTCGTGCGGCAGCGCCGTGACGTCAACGACGAGAACTTCACCGACCTCGACCGCACCCGGCGCCAGCAGGCATTCATCGCGGCGCTGGTGTCCGCGCTGGGTCACAACGGCGGGCTGAACGACGCCAGCACGCTGCACAACCTACTGAACGTCGCCAAGCAGAACGTGGCCCTGGACTCCGGTTTCGATCTCGCCGAATTCACCAGGCGCGCATCGGCTCTCACCGATCATCCGCCGTCGCTGTACACCTTGCCGATCAAGGAGTTCGGGCGGGACTCCCTGGGCGAGGACGTCAACATCATCGACGTACCCACCGTCCGCAAGATCGTGCACGACCTGGTCTCCGGACCCGATTCCGGTTCCACGCCGACCAGTACGCCGGCGAAAGAGTCGAAACTCGACGGTCACGGTGCTGTACTCGACGTAGTCAACGCGTCGTCCTACAGCGGACTGGCCACACATCTGGAGTCCACCTTCACCGCAAAGGGATTCACCGAGGGGCAGATCAGTGACGCACCGGCGTTGTCGGCGACCACCACGCTCGAGTTCGGGCAGGGCGCCGACGCGGCGGCGCACGCATTGGCCGACGAACTGGGACTGACGGCCGCGCCGGCCACCGGTGTCACTCCCGGCGCCGTGCAGTTGACCATCGGCACCGACTTCCCCGCGGACGAGTACCTCGGCCAGGGCGCCGACGCGATGTCGGGCAGCCAGACGTCGTCTGGAACTTCGTGGTCGACGACAACCGCGTCGACTACCGCGAGCGCACCCGTGACCACCGTGGCCGCCACCGCGACCGGTAGCTACACACCCGCGCCGACGGACCTGACCCAGATGAAGGTTTCAGGTATTCCGTGCGTGAAATAG
- a CDS encoding sensor histidine kinase → MPFQRTVDFFASQPVRVSAILRIPLIVLILMLVSVWEVDHWLPEVYAVIIGVYAIAAVLWLVVVLRGPMPRWVEWASTAVDVLVLVALCAVSGGATAALLPVFFLLPISIAFQDRPMLTALLGAATALGYLVVWIFYSKRDDNVGLPNVVYMNVGFLVWLAVATTALSLVLVRRSARVRSLLEVRRRLVSESARADDIRNAELAEHLHDGPLQTLLAARLDLDEIRERIPDPALDRVRAALQETAAGLRLTVTELHPQVLAQLGLAAAVRELLRQYDNRDLVITADIGDVGQPASQALLYRVARELLANVNKHARATEVTVGLHCKGDRIVLVVADDGVGFDPARVTTSVASGHIGLASLQVRVEANGGTINVDTRPGVGTRVTVVL, encoded by the coding sequence ATGCCGTTTCAACGGACCGTCGACTTCTTTGCCTCGCAACCCGTGCGGGTATCGGCGATATTGCGGATCCCGTTGATCGTGTTGATCCTCATGCTGGTCTCGGTGTGGGAAGTGGACCACTGGCTGCCCGAGGTCTACGCGGTGATCATCGGTGTGTACGCCATAGCGGCGGTGCTCTGGCTGGTGGTGGTGCTGCGCGGGCCGATGCCGCGCTGGGTGGAATGGGCGTCGACGGCCGTGGACGTGCTGGTGCTGGTGGCGCTGTGCGCGGTCTCGGGCGGCGCCACGGCAGCGCTGCTGCCGGTGTTCTTCCTGCTGCCGATCTCCATCGCGTTCCAAGACCGTCCGATGCTCACCGCGCTGCTCGGCGCTGCGACCGCGCTCGGCTACTTGGTGGTGTGGATTTTCTACTCCAAGCGTGACGACAACGTCGGGCTGCCCAACGTCGTTTACATGAACGTGGGCTTCCTGGTCTGGCTTGCGGTGGCGACCACCGCGTTGTCCCTGGTGCTGGTGCGCCGGTCGGCGCGGGTGCGGTCGCTGCTGGAAGTACGCCGCCGATTGGTGTCGGAATCCGCGCGCGCCGACGACATCCGCAATGCCGAACTCGCAGAGCACCTGCACGACGGGCCGTTGCAGACTCTGCTGGCCGCGCGGCTGGATCTCGACGAGATCCGCGAACGCATTCCGGATCCAGCGCTGGATCGGGTGCGCGCGGCGCTGCAGGAGACCGCTGCCGGGTTGCGCTTGACGGTCACCGAACTGCACCCGCAAGTGCTCGCGCAGCTCGGACTTGCCGCGGCGGTGCGGGAATTGTTGCGCCAGTACGATAATCGCGATCTGGTGATCACCGCCGACATCGGGGACGTCGGCCAGCCGGCGTCGCAGGCCCTGCTGTACCGGGTGGCCCGCGAACTGCTGGCGAATGTGAACAAGCACGCCCGCGCCACCGAGGTGACCGTCGGCCTGCATTGCAAAGGGGATCGGATCGTGTTGGTGGTGGCCGATGACGGCGTCGGCTTCGACCCGGCGAGGGTGACGACATCCGTCGCAAGCGGGCACATCGGCTTGGCGTCGTTGCAGGTCCGGGTCGAAGCCAACGGCGGCACCATCAACGTCGACACCCGGCCGGGAGTGGGTACCCGCGTGACAGTGGTGCTCTAG
- a CDS encoding response regulator transcription factor, with product MLCPMVDKVRVVVGDDHPMFREGVVRALTSSGEIDVVAEADNGADALELIKTHRPQVALLDYRMPQLDGAQVAAAVSRDELGTRVLLISAHDESAIVYTALQQGAAGFLSKESTRSELVNAVLSCAKGRDVIDPNLAAGLAGEIRRRNDPDTPVLSPREREVLDLIAKGRSIPAMAKELYLAPSTVKTHVQRLYEKLGVGDRAAAVAEAMRRKLLD from the coding sequence ATGCTGTGCCCCATGGTCGACAAGGTGCGGGTGGTAGTGGGCGATGACCATCCGATGTTCCGCGAAGGTGTAGTGCGGGCATTGACCTCCAGTGGTGAGATCGACGTCGTCGCCGAGGCCGACAACGGCGCGGACGCACTGGAGCTCATCAAGACCCATCGCCCCCAGGTGGCTCTGCTGGACTACCGCATGCCGCAACTCGACGGCGCGCAAGTGGCGGCCGCGGTCAGTCGCGACGAACTTGGGACCCGGGTGTTGTTGATCTCGGCGCATGACGAGTCAGCCATCGTGTACACGGCCCTGCAGCAGGGCGCGGCGGGGTTCTTGTCCAAGGAGTCGACCCGCAGCGAGCTGGTCAACGCGGTGTTGTCCTGTGCGAAGGGTCGCGACGTGATCGACCCGAACCTGGCCGCCGGGCTGGCCGGCGAAATCCGGCGGCGCAACGATCCCGACACCCCGGTGCTCAGCCCGCGTGAGCGCGAGGTGCTCGATCTCATCGCCAAGGGACGCAGCATTCCGGCCATGGCCAAGGAGCTCTACCTCGCGCCGTCGACGGTCAAGACGCATGTGCAGCGGCTCTACGAGAAGCTCGGGGTCGGTGACCGTGCCGCCGCGGTCGCCGAGGCGATGCGGCGCAAGCTGCTGGACTGA
- a CDS encoding LysR family transcriptional regulator: MHLDELHWFVVLAETEHVTDAAAELHISQPTLSRALARLEDEVGTPLFDRVGRRLRLNAYGEILLEHARRSLAEMRSATERIAALHDPDTGTVRLAFLHSQASWFVPDLLRRFRAEAPRVQFGLIQGAAHEIVEALAGGRVDLAITSPRPEGYRWRGLYLERLCLAVPRGHRLAGRTRIRLADAGAEPFVALAPGFGLRQLTDELCAEAGIEPQVVFEAMEIPTMEGLVAAGFGVAVVPVPRPERAEPGAVYIPLSQTSAKRHLGLAWSADRPLPPAAERFAQFVIRESHEEH, translated from the coding sequence ATGCACCTGGACGAGCTGCACTGGTTCGTCGTGCTCGCCGAGACCGAGCACGTCACCGACGCCGCGGCCGAGCTGCACATCAGCCAGCCCACGCTGTCGCGCGCGCTGGCCCGGTTGGAGGACGAGGTGGGCACACCGTTGTTCGACCGGGTCGGGCGCCGGCTACGGCTCAACGCCTACGGTGAGATCCTGCTCGAGCATGCGCGCCGGAGTTTGGCCGAAATGCGTTCTGCCACTGAGCGAATTGCCGCCCTGCACGATCCCGACACCGGAACCGTCCGGCTGGCATTCCTGCACTCACAGGCCAGCTGGTTCGTTCCGGATCTGCTGCGCCGGTTCCGCGCCGAGGCTCCGCGCGTGCAGTTCGGCCTGATCCAGGGTGCCGCCCACGAGATCGTCGAAGCGCTCGCCGGGGGCCGGGTGGACCTGGCCATCACCTCGCCCCGCCCGGAGGGATACCGGTGGCGCGGGCTGTACCTGGAACGGTTGTGCCTGGCTGTGCCGCGCGGACACCGGCTCGCCGGGCGGACCCGGATCCGCCTGGCCGACGCCGGCGCCGAGCCGTTCGTCGCGCTGGCACCCGGGTTCGGGCTGCGTCAGCTCACCGATGAATTGTGCGCGGAGGCCGGGATCGAGCCGCAGGTGGTGTTCGAGGCCATGGAGATCCCGACCATGGAGGGTTTGGTTGCAGCCGGTTTCGGTGTCGCGGTGGTGCCGGTTCCGCGGCCCGAGCGGGCCGAGCCGGGGGCCGTCTACATCCCGTTGTCGCAGACCTCGGCCAAGCGCCATCTGGGTCTGGCCTGGTCCGCGGACCGTCCGTTGCCGCCCGCTGCCGAGAGGTTCGCTCAGTTCGTCATACGTGAATCGCATGAAGAGCACTAA
- a CDS encoding MFS transporter produces MISVDWQGHTRGSADYRRLLAALFCAGVATFAQLYSPQAVLPLIARDLGTGAAGTALAISTATIGLAVGVIPWAALADRIGRVQAMTISVTAAAVLGLLVPLSPTFHLLLTGRFLEGLAVAGVPAIAVAYLTEEINAGHAARAAGTYVAGTTIGGLSGRLVTGPVAEHFGWRIGVLTVAVLCGLAAFAFAKLAPPAQGFTPARSHRELGPRLWANLRSPRQLVLYAQGFLLMGGFIAIYNFLGFRLMAAPFHLPQTAVSLVFLAYLAGTWASARAGAEATRFGRRTVLLASIATMVVGVAITLSDNLAAVLAGLVIATAGFFGAHAVVSGWVGTAAAPEGKAQASSLYNLFYYGGSSAVGWFGGVAFDAVGWPAVAALVIALAVVAGLLACTLKHHSGGPLKHHSGGPLNYQSSISRPYSDSGRGPK; encoded by the coding sequence GTGATCTCCGTTGACTGGCAAGGGCACACGCGCGGCTCCGCCGACTACCGGCGGTTGCTCGCCGCGTTGTTCTGCGCCGGAGTCGCGACCTTCGCGCAACTGTATTCCCCACAGGCCGTGCTGCCCCTGATCGCGCGCGACCTGGGTACCGGCGCTGCCGGCACCGCTCTGGCCATCTCGACGGCGACCATCGGTCTGGCGGTCGGAGTGATCCCGTGGGCGGCGCTGGCAGACCGCATCGGCCGCGTCCAGGCGATGACGATATCCGTCACGGCTGCCGCGGTTCTCGGGCTACTGGTGCCGCTGTCACCGACTTTCCACCTGCTGCTGACCGGCCGTTTTCTGGAGGGGTTGGCGGTGGCCGGAGTGCCGGCAATCGCGGTCGCGTACCTGACCGAGGAGATCAACGCCGGACATGCGGCCCGGGCTGCAGGCACCTACGTCGCAGGCACGACGATCGGCGGGCTGTCCGGCCGACTGGTAACAGGGCCCGTCGCCGAACACTTCGGCTGGCGCATCGGCGTGCTGACGGTGGCCGTGCTGTGCGGACTGGCTGCGTTTGCGTTCGCCAAACTGGCCCCGCCGGCGCAGGGATTCACCCCCGCCCGCAGCCACCGCGAGCTGGGCCCGCGGCTGTGGGCCAACCTGCGCTCACCGCGTCAGCTGGTGCTGTACGCCCAGGGTTTCCTGCTGATGGGCGGGTTCATCGCGATCTACAACTTCCTGGGCTTCCGGCTGATGGCTGCGCCGTTCCATCTGCCCCAGACCGCGGTAAGCCTGGTGTTCCTGGCCTACCTGGCGGGCACCTGGGCGTCGGCGCGGGCCGGGGCCGAAGCCACTCGGTTCGGCAGGCGGACAGTACTGCTCGCCTCGATCGCGACGATGGTCGTCGGCGTCGCCATCACGCTGAGCGACAACCTCGCGGCGGTGCTGGCGGGCCTGGTGATCGCTACCGCAGGGTTCTTCGGGGCGCACGCCGTAGTTTCAGGTTGGGTCGGCACCGCCGCAGCTCCCGAGGGCAAGGCGCAGGCCTCCTCGCTGTACAACCTCTTCTACTACGGCGGGTCCAGTGCGGTGGGCTGGTTCGGCGGCGTTGCGTTTGATGCGGTCGGCTGGCCTGCCGTGGCGGCGCTGGTCATCGCCCTGGCGGTGGTAGCGGGGTTGCTGGCGTGCACGCTCAAACACCACAGCGGCGGGCCGCTCAAACACCACAGCGGCGGGCCGCTCAACTACCAGAGTTCGATATCGCGGCCGTATTCCGACTCCGGACGCGGACCGAAGTAG
- a CDS encoding nuclear transport factor 2 family protein, translated as MTGPRPPFPPFTQETAAQKVQAAEDAWNTRDPQRVSLAYTPDSHWRNRAEHIVGREQIVAFLTRKWERELDYVLRKSLWGFRENRMAVRFQYEWHDADGQWYRSYGNELWQFTDDGLMARREASINDVLIDESQRRYFGPRPESEYGRDIELW; from the coding sequence ATGACCGGACCTCGCCCCCCGTTCCCGCCGTTCACTCAGGAGACGGCTGCTCAGAAAGTCCAAGCCGCCGAAGACGCCTGGAATACCCGCGATCCGCAACGCGTCAGCCTGGCCTACACGCCGGATTCCCACTGGCGCAACCGTGCCGAACACATCGTCGGCCGGGAGCAGATCGTGGCGTTCCTGACCCGCAAATGGGAGCGCGAGCTGGACTACGTGCTGCGCAAGAGCCTGTGGGGCTTCCGGGAGAACCGGATGGCGGTGCGGTTCCAGTACGAATGGCACGACGCCGACGGGCAGTGGTACCGCAGCTACGGCAACGAGCTGTGGCAGTTCACCGATGACGGGCTGATGGCGCGGCGTGAAGCCAGCATCAACGACGTTCTCATCGACGAATCGCAGCGGCGCTACTTCGGTCCGCGTCCGGAGTCGGAATACGGCCGCGATATCGAACTCTGGTAG
- a CDS encoding acyl-CoA dehydrogenase family protein, whose translation MSAKATDHHKRLTDFMTEHVFPAEASYDAYREEKGPKDHTVPPVIEELKAKAKAAGLWNLFLPSESGLTNLEYAPLAEISGWSPEIAPEAINCQAPDTGNMETLHLFATEAQRKQWLEPLLAGAIRSAFAMTEPAVASSDARNIETTMLRDGADYVINGHKWWISGAADPRCKILIVMGRTNPDAASHAQQSMILVPIDTAGVTVRRSLPVFGWQDQHGHSEIVFDNVRVPAENLLHAEGSGFAIAQARLGPGRIHHCMRALGAAERALALMVDRAQKRVAFGKPLADQGVVRESIAKSRNEIDQARLLCEKAAWTIDQQGNKAAHVLVSQIKSVAPQVACTVIDRAIQVHGAAGISDDFPLARLYGWHRAMRLFDGPDEVHMRTIARAELGRQKSPLATAACRQSNTAVTAQ comes from the coding sequence ATGTCGGCCAAGGCGACTGATCACCACAAGCGGCTCACCGACTTCATGACCGAGCATGTCTTCCCGGCAGAGGCGTCCTACGACGCCTATCGAGAAGAGAAAGGTCCGAAAGACCACACGGTGCCGCCGGTGATCGAGGAGCTCAAGGCCAAGGCGAAGGCCGCCGGGCTGTGGAATCTGTTCCTGCCCTCGGAGTCGGGGCTGACCAACCTGGAGTACGCGCCGCTCGCCGAGATCTCGGGCTGGAGCCCGGAGATCGCCCCCGAGGCGATCAACTGTCAGGCCCCCGATACCGGCAACATGGAGACCCTGCACCTGTTTGCCACCGAGGCGCAGCGCAAGCAGTGGCTCGAGCCGCTGCTGGCCGGTGCCATCCGCAGCGCGTTCGCGATGACAGAACCCGCCGTGGCCTCCTCCGATGCCCGCAACATCGAGACCACGATGCTGCGCGACGGGGCCGACTACGTGATCAACGGCCACAAGTGGTGGATCAGCGGGGCCGCCGACCCACGCTGCAAGATCCTGATCGTCATGGGCCGCACCAACCCCGACGCAGCCTCGCACGCTCAGCAGTCGATGATCCTGGTGCCGATCGATACGGCGGGGGTTACCGTCCGTCGTTCCTTGCCGGTGTTCGGTTGGCAGGACCAGCACGGGCACAGCGAGATCGTGTTCGACAACGTGCGGGTGCCGGCCGAGAACTTGCTGCACGCGGAGGGCAGCGGGTTCGCCATCGCTCAGGCCCGGCTGGGTCCGGGCCGCATCCACCACTGCATGCGCGCGCTCGGGGCTGCCGAGCGAGCGTTGGCGCTGATGGTCGACCGGGCGCAGAAGCGTGTCGCGTTCGGTAAGCCGTTAGCCGATCAGGGTGTGGTGCGCGAGTCGATTGCCAAGTCCCGCAACGAGATCGACCAAGCCCGGCTGCTGTGCGAGAAGGCTGCGTGGACCATCGACCAGCAGGGCAACAAGGCCGCACATGTGCTGGTGTCCCAGATCAAGTCGGTGGCCCCGCAGGTGGCGTGCACGGTCATCGACCGAGCTATCCAGGTACACGGCGCGGCCGGGATCAGCGACGATTTCCCGTTGGCGCGGCTGTATGGCTGGCACCGTGCGATGCGGTTGTTCGACGGGCCCGACGAGGTGCATATGCGCACCATCGCGCGCGCGGAACTCGGTCGCCAGAAGTCTCCGCTGGCAACGGCGGCGTGCCGCCAATCGAATACGGCGGTGACGGCACAGTGA
- a CDS encoding tyrosine-protein phosphatase, which translates to MTVGLGELSGAWNFRDVAESTGIRPGRLYRSSELSALSDAGRDRFVDLAITDVADLRSHREVQRWGPGLVPDGVEIHMLPFHFQDDSDQDAPHESTFQRVMSESPGIENMVDAAKRYMVEVYQEFPTLPGAHIAVRQVISLLAAGRPVLAHCFAGKDRTGFTVATVLNAVGVPRDAVMADFLRSNDAIGALREHILESVRVRSAERSEMLSFAEARLTDEVLGVREEYLDAAWRTLEDRYGSEVGFLQAAGVTETDLVGLRATLLG; encoded by the coding sequence GTGACCGTCGGGCTAGGGGAACTGTCGGGGGCGTGGAACTTCCGGGATGTCGCGGAGTCCACCGGGATTCGGCCGGGGCGGCTTTACCGGTCCAGTGAGCTGAGCGCGCTCTCCGACGCGGGGCGCGACCGGTTCGTCGATCTCGCCATCACCGACGTCGCTGACCTGCGCTCGCACCGCGAGGTGCAACGCTGGGGCCCGGGCCTGGTTCCCGACGGCGTCGAGATACACATGCTGCCGTTCCACTTCCAGGACGACTCCGATCAGGACGCACCACACGAGTCGACGTTCCAGCGGGTGATGTCCGAATCACCGGGCATTGAGAATATGGTGGACGCCGCCAAGCGGTACATGGTCGAGGTGTACCAGGAGTTCCCGACGCTGCCCGGCGCGCATATCGCAGTGCGACAAGTGATCTCGTTGCTGGCCGCGGGACGGCCGGTGCTCGCCCACTGCTTCGCCGGCAAAGACCGCACCGGGTTCACCGTGGCGACCGTGCTCAATGCCGTCGGCGTGCCGAGAGACGCCGTGATGGCCGACTTCCTCCGCAGCAACGATGCCATAGGAGCGCTGCGTGAGCACATCCTGGAGTCGGTGCGGGTCCGGTCTGCGGAGCGCTCCGAGATGTTGTCCTTCGCCGAAGCCCGGTTGACCGACGAGGTGCTAGGGGTGCGCGAGGAGTACCTCGACGCAGCTTGGCGCACGCTGGAGGACCGCTATGGTTCGGAGGTCGGCTTCCTGCAGGCCGCTGGGGTGACCGAGACGGACCTCGTCGGCCTACGGGCGACGCTCCTCGGCTAG
- a CDS encoding DDE-type integrase/transposase/recombinase, producing the protein MGLTLTERTAVTRAIAVRYVQASRDEKSRILDELCATTGWHRDHARKALRGALRPRVVRARRPRPPTYGPEVIEALVLCWKVVGMPAGKRLAEVLGELVVVLRRCGELVIDDATAGLLAGMSAATIDRRLAPERKKHQLKGRCRTKPGTLLKSQIPVRTWAAWDDAVPGFVEIDLVSHDGGVVTGVHAYTLTVTDIATGWTETRSVLGKGEKRVMVALSEIAAGMPFPIRGVDSDNGSEFINFTLLEWCRTRHITFTRSRVGNKNDGCHVEQKNWTTVRVLVGYHRYDTAAEVVLLNKIWVLQSLLGNYFSPQQKLKSKVRRGSKVTKRYHKAATPYRRAQAHAVVTAEEVKHLAEIYAGLNPAALQRHIQALCAELLTVTTSKAGPRPIARLGRAPVAEATNISTPNA; encoded by the coding sequence ATGGGGTTGACGTTGACGGAGCGCACGGCGGTGACCAGGGCGATCGCGGTGCGGTATGTGCAGGCGAGTCGGGACGAGAAGTCCCGGATTCTCGATGAGTTGTGTGCCACGACGGGCTGGCATCGCGATCATGCCCGCAAGGCGTTGCGGGGTGCGCTGCGGCCGCGGGTGGTGCGGGCGCGGCGGCCCCGGCCCCCGACCTATGGCCCGGAAGTCATTGAGGCCCTGGTGTTGTGCTGGAAGGTGGTGGGGATGCCGGCCGGTAAGCGGTTGGCGGAGGTCTTGGGTGAGTTGGTGGTGGTACTGCGCCGGTGCGGGGAGTTGGTCATCGACGATGCCACGGCAGGGTTGTTGGCGGGGATGTCGGCGGCCACCATTGATCGTCGACTGGCTCCGGAACGGAAGAAACACCAGCTTAAGGGTCGTTGCCGGACGAAACCGGGCACGTTGCTCAAGAGTCAGATCCCGGTGCGCACTTGGGCGGCGTGGGACGATGCGGTGCCGGGGTTCGTCGAGATCGACCTGGTCAGCCATGACGGTGGGGTGGTCACCGGGGTGCATGCCTACACGTTGACGGTCACCGACATCGCCACCGGTTGGACCGAGACCCGCAGCGTGTTGGGCAAAGGCGAGAAACGGGTGATGGTCGCGTTGAGTGAGATCGCGGCGGGGATGCCGTTCCCGATCCGGGGGGTGGATTCGGACAATGGGTCGGAGTTCATCAACTTCACCCTGTTGGAGTGGTGCCGAACGCGGCATATCACCTTCACTCGGTCGCGGGTGGGCAACAAGAACGATGGTTGTCACGTCGAGCAGAAGAACTGGACCACGGTGCGGGTCCTGGTGGGCTATCACCGCTACGACACGGCCGCAGAGGTGGTGTTACTCAACAAGATCTGGGTATTGCAGTCGTTGTTGGGCAACTATTTCTCCCCGCAGCAGAAACTCAAGTCGAAGGTCCGTCGGGGTTCCAAGGTGACCAAGAGGTATCACAAGGCCGCCACCCCGTACCGTCGGGCCCAGGCCCATGCGGTGGTCACCGCCGAGGAGGTCAAACACCTGGCCGAGATCTACGCCGGGCTCAATCCCGCCGCCCTGCAACGTCACATTCAAGCGTTGTGCGCTGAGCTGCTCACGGTGACCACCAGCAAAGCCGGTCCCCGACCGATCGCCCGCCTGGGGCGGGCACCGGTGGCTGAGGCAACGAATATTTCCACCCCCAACGCCTGA
- a CDS encoding YceI family protein yields MGDGIGAQQLTSPQWILDASDGELLLHTGVTGTAARMGHRLTIAMRSWQATVDWHGDDPSAVEVTIDLDSLDVLTGEGGVTPLSGAEKKLVRANALKALQANRFSRAIFRSSSIEKVADALRLVGTLEIGGRRSEQTVDVHVVRDGSDWRISGEAVVRHTGCGIKQYSMLMGAMKVADEVRVTLKATHG; encoded by the coding sequence GTGGGTGACGGGATTGGTGCTCAGCAGTTGACTTCTCCGCAATGGATTCTCGACGCGTCCGACGGTGAGTTGCTCCTGCACACGGGCGTCACCGGAACTGCGGCCCGCATGGGTCACCGGTTGACCATCGCGATGAGGTCGTGGCAGGCGACGGTGGACTGGCACGGGGACGACCCGTCGGCGGTCGAGGTGACGATCGATCTCGATTCCCTGGACGTGCTGACGGGCGAGGGCGGTGTGACGCCGCTGTCCGGAGCCGAGAAGAAGCTGGTGCGGGCCAATGCACTGAAAGCGTTGCAGGCCAACAGGTTTTCTAGGGCGATATTCCGCTCGTCCTCGATCGAAAAGGTCGCTGACGCGTTGCGGCTCGTCGGAACCCTGGAGATCGGCGGCCGCCGCAGCGAACAGACCGTCGATGTCCACGTGGTGCGCGACGGTTCGGATTGGCGCATCTCGGGTGAGGCGGTTGTGCGACATACCGGCTGCGGCATCAAACAGTATTCGATGTTGATGGGCGCGATGAAGGTGGCCGACGAGGTGCGGGTGACGTTGAAGGCGACCCACGGTTAG
- a CDS encoding DUF456 domain-containing protein, producing MSTVGVIFVALAIAVGLIGIVVPILPGGLLVFAAIAVWAIVEHTAVSWVTLGVVAALFIATEVVKYLWPVRRMRAADVRTWSLVAGGVLGVIGFFVIPVLGLLLGFVIGVYLAELSLRRDRRRAWASTVHAVKGVALSVGVELIGALLATIAWVTGLVLSS from the coding sequence GTGAGCACTGTTGGAGTCATTTTTGTCGCGTTGGCCATCGCCGTCGGCCTCATCGGCATCGTGGTGCCGATCCTGCCGGGCGGCCTGCTCGTGTTCGCCGCGATCGCGGTGTGGGCAATCGTCGAGCACACCGCCGTCTCGTGGGTCACCCTTGGCGTCGTCGCGGCATTGTTCATCGCCACCGAGGTGGTCAAGTACCTGTGGCCGGTGCGCCGCATGCGGGCCGCCGACGTCCGCACCTGGAGTCTGGTGGCCGGCGGCGTGCTGGGCGTCATCGGGTTCTTCGTCATCCCGGTGCTGGGTCTGCTGCTCGGTTTCGTCATCGGGGTGTACCTGGCGGAGTTGTCGTTGCGGCGGGACCGCCGCCGGGCCTGGGCGTCGACTGTGCACGCGGTCAAGGGCGTGGCCCTGTCGGTCGGGGTGGAGCTGATCGGTGCGCTGCTGGCTACTATCGCGTGGGTGACGGGATTGGTGCTCAGCAGTTGA